In one Bordetella pertussis 18323 genomic region, the following are encoded:
- a CDS encoding YbhB/YbcL family Raf kinase inhibitor-like protein, producing the protein MNLSSLSFSDNESIPERYAFGRIDAQSHVALADNFNPQFSWDDVPDGTQSFALICHDPDVPSQPDDVNQEGRTVPADLPRVDFFHWVLVDLAADMREIQEGAFSDGITPRGKGGPLAPNNARQGVNDYTGWFAADRDMNGDYFGYDGPCPPWNDERVHHYVFTLYALDVPSLNLQGSFTGLDALKAMQGHVLAQASLTGTYTLNPDLAPRQIGATTSS; encoded by the coding sequence ATGAACTTATCGAGTCTGTCCTTTTCCGATAACGAGTCGATCCCCGAGCGGTATGCATTCGGCAGGATCGACGCGCAATCGCACGTCGCGCTGGCTGACAACTTCAACCCCCAGTTTTCGTGGGACGACGTGCCCGACGGCACCCAGTCGTTCGCGCTGATCTGCCACGATCCGGACGTGCCCTCCCAACCCGACGACGTCAACCAGGAGGGCCGCACGGTGCCGGCCGACCTGCCGCGCGTCGATTTCTTCCACTGGGTGCTGGTCGACCTGGCGGCGGACATGCGCGAAATCCAGGAAGGCGCCTTCTCCGACGGCATCACGCCGCGCGGCAAGGGCGGGCCGCTGGCGCCCAACAACGCGCGCCAGGGCGTCAACGACTACACCGGCTGGTTTGCCGCCGACCGCGACATGAACGGCGACTACTTCGGCTACGACGGTCCGTGCCCGCCCTGGAACGACGAGCGCGTGCACCATTATGTGTTCACGCTGTACGCGCTGGATGTCCCCTCGCTGAACCTGCAAGGGTCGTTCACCGGCCTGGACGCGCTCAAGGCCATGCAAGGGCACGTGCTGGCCCAGGCGTCGCTGACCGGCACCTATACCCTCAATCCGGACCTGGCGCCGCGCCAGATCGGCGCCACCACCAGTTCGTGA
- the ribD gene encoding bifunctional diaminohydroxyphosphoribosylaminopyrimidine deaminase/5-amino-6-(5-phosphoribosylamino)uracil reductase RibD, giving the protein MRRALALARSVMYSTAPNPRVGCVIVRDGQVLGEGATQPPGGPHAEVCALREAAARGASLAGATVYVTLEPCSHFGRTPPCVDALVAAAPARVVVAMGDPNPRVNGQGLARLRAAGIAVTEDVCRDEALELNAGFAARMSRGLPWVWLKLATSLDGRSALHNGVSQWITGEAARADGHHWRARSGVVLTGMGTVLKDDPQLNARAVQTSHPPRKAVIDGRFEIPEDARLFDDGAQVLIFTARSDAAKARRMADRNARVIELPGVRPDRVDLPAVMRWLASQEINEVHVEAGAGLSGALLAEDCVDELLVYLAPVLLGDAAGMVRLPLLEHLDGARRFEFAELAPVGTDVRLRARVASRWRALQDSVSAASRQRG; this is encoded by the coding sequence ATTCGGCGCGCCCTGGCACTGGCGCGTTCGGTCATGTACAGCACGGCCCCCAATCCGCGCGTGGGCTGCGTCATCGTGCGCGACGGGCAGGTGCTGGGCGAGGGCGCCACGCAGCCGCCAGGCGGCCCGCACGCCGAGGTGTGCGCGCTGCGCGAGGCCGCCGCGCGCGGCGCTTCGCTGGCCGGCGCCACCGTGTACGTGACGCTGGAGCCATGCAGCCATTTCGGCCGCACGCCGCCGTGCGTCGATGCCCTGGTGGCGGCGGCGCCGGCGCGCGTGGTGGTCGCCATGGGCGACCCCAATCCGCGCGTCAACGGCCAGGGCCTGGCGCGGCTGCGCGCCGCCGGCATCGCGGTGACCGAGGACGTGTGCCGCGACGAGGCGCTGGAACTGAACGCGGGCTTCGCGGCGCGCATGAGCCGCGGCCTGCCGTGGGTCTGGCTGAAGCTGGCCACCTCGCTGGACGGGCGCAGCGCCCTGCACAACGGCGTATCGCAGTGGATCACCGGCGAAGCCGCGCGCGCCGACGGCCACCATTGGCGCGCCCGCAGCGGCGTGGTGCTGACCGGCATGGGCACGGTGCTCAAGGACGATCCGCAATTGAATGCGCGCGCGGTGCAGACCAGCCATCCGCCGCGCAAGGCGGTCATCGATGGCCGCTTCGAAATCCCCGAGGACGCGCGCCTGTTCGACGACGGGGCGCAAGTGCTGATTTTCACGGCCCGCTCCGATGCGGCCAAGGCGCGCCGCATGGCCGACCGCAACGCGCGCGTGATCGAACTGCCGGGCGTGCGTCCGGACCGCGTCGACCTGCCCGCCGTGATGCGTTGGCTGGCCAGCCAGGAAATCAACGAAGTGCACGTGGAAGCGGGGGCCGGATTGTCAGGCGCGCTGCTTGCTGAGGATTGCGTGGACGAGTTGCTGGTGTATCTGGCGCCCGTCCTGCTGGGCGACGCGGCGGGCATGGTACGACTGCCCTTGCTCGAACATCTCGATGGGGCGCGCCGCTTCGAATTCGCCGAACTGGCTCCGGTAGGCACCGATGTGCGCCTGCGAGCCCGGGTGGCGTCGCGCTGGCGCGCGCTGCAAGACAGCGTGAGCGCCGCGTCGCGACAGCGCGGATAA
- a CDS encoding TonB family protein — MRRSASSSSILTRFWRWLGAPAQHYLLVGTAISLLVHAGALAWRFAGPAPARPQASTLEIVLVNARTDSAPVTAQVLAQSQVDGGGNAARGLAATPLPQTGRNAETIVLEAMRKRQAQLEAEQDRLLTQLQSQARTGQERQPVHPWPDASEPGLDPREQPGVIQNAQIATLANRVQAYNAQPRKEFVAPAAQASRHAAYLDAWRTRIETIGTRHYPEDARGRIYGSLRITVTVRADGSLADFEIDQPSPHAVLNQAARRIVQMAAPFPPFPPEMARDTDVLVITRTWHFVNDSLETTAP; from the coding sequence GTGCGACGCTCCGCTTCCTCCTCTTCGATCCTGACGCGCTTCTGGCGCTGGCTGGGCGCCCCCGCCCAGCACTACCTGCTGGTCGGCACGGCCATCTCGCTGCTGGTGCACGCCGGCGCGCTGGCTTGGCGCTTCGCCGGGCCAGCGCCCGCGCGCCCCCAGGCCTCGACGCTGGAGATCGTGCTGGTCAACGCCCGCACCGACAGCGCGCCGGTCACGGCGCAGGTGCTCGCGCAAAGCCAGGTCGATGGCGGCGGCAACGCCGCGCGCGGGCTGGCCGCCACGCCGCTGCCGCAGACCGGCCGCAACGCCGAGACCATCGTGCTGGAAGCCATGCGCAAGCGCCAGGCGCAACTGGAGGCCGAGCAGGACCGGCTGCTAACGCAGCTGCAGTCGCAGGCCAGGACCGGCCAGGAGCGCCAGCCGGTGCACCCATGGCCGGACGCCTCCGAACCCGGGCTGGACCCGCGCGAACAACCCGGCGTGATCCAGAACGCCCAGATCGCCACGCTGGCCAACCGCGTGCAAGCCTACAACGCCCAGCCGCGCAAGGAATTCGTGGCCCCGGCCGCCCAGGCCTCGCGCCATGCCGCCTACCTGGACGCCTGGCGCACCCGCATCGAAACCATCGGCACGCGCCACTACCCCGAAGACGCGCGCGGCCGCATCTACGGCTCGCTGCGCATCACCGTCACGGTGCGCGCCGACGGCAGCCTGGCCGATTTCGAGATCGACCAGCCCTCGCCGCACGCCGTGCTGAACCAGGCGGCGCGCCGCATCGTGCAGATGGCCGCGCCATTCCCGCCGTTCCCGCCCGAGATGGCGCGCGACACCGACGTGCTGGTCATCACGCGCACCTGGCATTTCGTCAACGACTCCCTGGAAACGACCGCCCCATGA
- a CDS encoding isochorismatase family protein, which yields MKQALIVIDVQESFRHRPFWDDSELPAFLAQVQALIDGCRQRDIPVLQVFHVNAANDPASPFAPASGHVVALRELRIAPTAVFRKTVHSSLYARDEAGHTLHDWLLEHGVGEIIVCGIRTEQCCETTTRHASDAGFKVRFALDATLTFAMRAASGKTYTPAEIRERTELVLQDRFAQVLPAAAALAA from the coding sequence ATGAAACAAGCGCTGATCGTCATCGATGTCCAGGAATCCTTCCGTCACCGTCCGTTTTGGGACGATAGCGAACTGCCGGCGTTCCTGGCGCAAGTCCAGGCGCTGATCGACGGCTGCCGGCAACGCGATATCCCCGTACTGCAAGTGTTCCATGTCAACGCCGCCAACGACCCCGCCTCGCCGTTCGCGCCGGCCTCGGGGCACGTGGTCGCCCTGCGCGAACTGCGCATCGCCCCGACCGCCGTGTTCCGCAAGACGGTCCACTCGTCCCTGTACGCCCGGGACGAGGCCGGCCACACCCTGCACGACTGGCTGCTCGAGCATGGCGTCGGCGAGATCATCGTCTGCGGCATCCGCACCGAGCAGTGCTGCGAAACCACCACCCGCCACGCCTCGGACGCCGGCTTCAAGGTCCGTTTCGCGCTGGACGCCACGCTGACCTTCGCCATGCGCGCCGCATCGGGCAAGACCTACACGCCGGCCGAGATCCGGGAACGCACCGAGCTGGTGCTGCAGGACCGCTTCGCGCAAGTCCTGCCGGCCGCCGCCGCGCTGGCCGCCTGA
- the tyrS gene encoding tyrosine--tRNA ligase: MSHPEAPITPEVEADLAIARRGCDELLVESEFARKLARSRATGVPLRIKLGLDPTAPDIHLGHTVVLNKMRQLQDLGHNVIFLIGDFTSTIGDPSGRNSTRPPLTREQIETNAKTYYAQASLVLDPARTEIRYNSEWCDPLGARGMIQLASRYTVARMMEREDFTRRFKGGVPIAVHEFLYPLLQGYDSVALKADLELGGTDQKFNLLVGRELQKEYGQEQQCILTMPLLVGTDGVEKMSKSKGNYIGISEAPESMFGKLMSISDTLMWRYYELLSFRSLADIAALKAEIDGGRNPRDAKVALAQEIVARFHSPQAAEAALAAFEARFRDGAIPEDMPEVTVGGAPQGILRILREAGLVASGSEAQRNVEQGGVRVNGDRVEDKSLQLSAGTYVVQVGKRKFARVKLVG, from the coding sequence GGAATCCGAGTTTGCCCGCAAGCTGGCCCGCAGCCGCGCGACCGGAGTGCCGCTGCGCATCAAGCTGGGGCTGGACCCCACCGCGCCGGACATCCACCTGGGGCACACGGTGGTGCTCAACAAGATGCGCCAGTTGCAGGACCTGGGCCACAACGTCATTTTCCTGATCGGCGATTTCACCTCGACGATCGGCGACCCCAGCGGCCGCAATTCGACCCGCCCGCCGCTGACGCGCGAGCAGATCGAGACCAACGCCAAGACCTATTACGCCCAGGCCAGCCTGGTGCTGGACCCGGCCCGCACCGAGATCCGCTACAACTCGGAATGGTGCGATCCGCTGGGCGCGCGCGGCATGATCCAGCTGGCCTCGCGCTATACCGTGGCCCGCATGATGGAGCGCGAGGATTTCACCAGGCGCTTCAAGGGCGGCGTGCCGATCGCGGTGCACGAATTCCTGTATCCGCTGCTGCAGGGCTATGACTCGGTCGCCCTGAAGGCCGACCTGGAGCTGGGCGGCACCGACCAGAAGTTCAACCTGCTGGTGGGCCGCGAACTGCAGAAGGAATACGGCCAGGAGCAGCAGTGCATCCTGACCATGCCGCTGCTGGTGGGCACCGACGGCGTCGAGAAAATGTCCAAGTCCAAGGGCAACTACATCGGCATCTCGGAAGCGCCCGAATCGATGTTCGGCAAGCTGATGTCGATCTCCGACACGCTCATGTGGCGCTACTACGAACTGCTGTCGTTCCGTTCGCTGGCCGACATCGCGGCGCTGAAGGCCGAGATCGACGGCGGCCGCAACCCGCGCGACGCCAAGGTCGCGCTGGCGCAGGAGATCGTGGCGCGCTTTCACTCGCCGCAGGCCGCCGAGGCGGCGCTGGCCGCGTTCGAGGCGCGCTTTCGCGACGGCGCCATTCCCGAGGACATGCCCGAGGTGACCGTGGGCGGCGCTCCCCAGGGTATCCTGCGCATCCTGCGCGAGGCCGGGCTGGTTGCCTCCGGTTCCGAGGCCCAGCGCAACGTCGAGCAGGGCGGGGTGCGCGTCAACGGCGACCGGGTCGAAGACAAATCGTTGCAATTGTCCGCCGGCACCTATGTCGTACAGGTGGGCAAGCGCAAGTTTGCGCGTGTTAAGTTGGTGGGGTAG
- the nrdR gene encoding transcriptional regulator NrdR, whose protein sequence is MRCPFCGNADTQVVDSRVSEEGDTIRRRRRCLSCDKRFTTYERVELAMPSVVKRDGSRTEYDAGKVRGSLSLALRKRPVSTDEVDSAVARIEETLLASGMREVPSEQIGELVMGELKRLDKVAYVRYASVYKSFEDIGEFVEAIREMQGPLLPGKKLRKD, encoded by the coding sequence ATGAGGTGTCCATTCTGCGGCAACGCCGATACCCAGGTTGTCGACAGCAGGGTGTCGGAAGAGGGTGACACCATCCGGCGTCGCCGCCGTTGCCTGTCCTGCGACAAACGCTTCACCACCTACGAACGCGTCGAACTGGCCATGCCGTCGGTGGTCAAGCGCGACGGCAGCCGCACCGAGTATGACGCCGGCAAGGTGCGCGGCAGCCTGTCCCTGGCCTTGCGCAAGCGGCCGGTCAGCACCGACGAGGTCGACAGCGCCGTGGCGCGCATCGAGGAAACCCTGCTGGCCAGCGGCATGCGCGAAGTGCCCAGCGAGCAGATCGGCGAACTGGTCATGGGCGAGCTCAAGCGCCTGGACAAGGTGGCCTACGTACGCTATGCCTCGGTCTACAAGAGCTTCGAGGACATCGGCGAGTTCGTCGAGGCGATCCGCGAGATGCAAGGGCCCTTGCTGCCGGGCAAGAAACTGCGCAAGGACTAG
- the glyA gene encoding serine hydroxymethyltransferase: MFNRNLTLDQVDPDVWAAIQKEDVRQEQHIELIASENYASPAVMQAQGTQLTNKYAEGYPGKRYYGGCEYVDVVEQLAIDRLKQIFGAEAANVQPNSGSQANQGVYMAVLKPGDTVLGMSLAEGGHLTHGASVNASGKLYNFVPYGLDADEVLDYAQVERLTKEHKPKLIVAGASAYALHIDFERMARIAHDNGALFMVDIAHYAGLVAGGAYPNPVPHADFVTSTTHKSLRGPRGGVIMMKAEFEKAVNSAIFPGIQGGPLMHVIAAKAVAFKEALSPEFQDYAQQVVKNAKVLADTLVKRGLRIVSGRTESHVMLVDLRPKGITGKEAEAVLGQAHITVNKNAIPNDPEKPFVTSGIRLGTPAMTTRGFKEAEAELTANLIADVLDNPRDEANIAAVRARVNELTARLPVYGN, from the coding sequence ATGTTCAACCGCAACCTGACCCTCGACCAGGTGGATCCCGACGTCTGGGCCGCCATCCAGAAAGAAGACGTACGCCAGGAACAGCACATCGAGCTGATCGCGTCCGAGAACTACGCCAGCCCCGCCGTGATGCAGGCCCAGGGCACGCAACTGACCAACAAGTATGCGGAAGGCTACCCGGGCAAGCGCTACTACGGCGGTTGCGAGTACGTCGACGTGGTCGAGCAGCTGGCCATCGACCGCCTGAAGCAGATTTTCGGCGCCGAGGCCGCCAACGTGCAGCCGAACTCCGGCTCGCAGGCCAACCAGGGCGTGTACATGGCGGTGCTCAAGCCGGGCGATACCGTGCTGGGCATGAGCCTGGCCGAAGGCGGTCACCTGACGCACGGCGCGTCGGTCAACGCCTCGGGCAAGCTGTACAACTTCGTGCCCTACGGCCTGGACGCCGACGAGGTGCTGGACTACGCCCAGGTCGAGCGGCTGACCAAGGAACACAAGCCCAAGCTGATCGTGGCCGGCGCCTCCGCGTACGCGCTGCACATCGACTTCGAGCGCATGGCGCGCATCGCCCACGACAACGGCGCGCTGTTCATGGTGGACATCGCCCACTATGCCGGCCTGGTGGCCGGCGGCGCCTATCCCAACCCGGTGCCGCACGCCGATTTCGTCACCTCCACCACGCACAAGTCGCTGCGCGGCCCGCGCGGCGGCGTCATCATGATGAAGGCCGAGTTCGAGAAGGCCGTCAATTCGGCCATCTTCCCGGGCATCCAGGGCGGTCCGCTGATGCACGTCATCGCGGCCAAGGCCGTGGCCTTCAAGGAAGCGCTGTCGCCCGAGTTCCAGGATTACGCCCAGCAGGTCGTCAAGAACGCCAAGGTGCTGGCCGATACGCTGGTCAAGCGCGGCCTGCGCATCGTGTCGGGCAGGACCGAAAGCCACGTCATGCTGGTGGACCTGCGTCCCAAGGGCATTACCGGCAAGGAAGCGGAAGCGGTGCTGGGCCAGGCCCACATCACGGTCAACAAGAACGCCATTCCCAACGACCCGGAAAAGCCCTTCGTGACCAGCGGCATCCGCCTGGGCACTCCGGCCATGACCACCCGCGGCTTCAAGGAGGCCGAGGCCGAGCTGACCGCCAACCTGATCGCCGACGTGCTGGACAATCCGCGCGACGAGGCGAACATCGCCGCGGTGCGCGCGCGGGTCAATGAACTGACCGCCCGCCTGCCCGTCTACGGCAACTGA
- a CDS encoding IS481-like element IS481 family transposase — protein sequence MNTHKHARLTFLRRLEMVQQLIAHQVCVPEAARAYGVTAPTVRKWLGRFLAQGQAGLADASSRPTVSPRAIAPAKALAIVELRRKRLTQARIAQALGVSASTVSRVLARAGLSHLADLEPAEPVVRYEHQAPGDLLHIDIKKLGRIQRPGHRVTGNRRDTVEGAGWDFVFVAIDDHARVAFTDIHPDERFPSAVQFLKDAVAYYQRLGVTIQRLLTDNGSAFRSRAFAALCHELGIKHRFTRPYRPQTNGKAERFIQSALREWAYAHTYQNSQHRADAMKSWLHHYNWHRPHQGIGRAVPISRLNLDEYNLLTVHI from the coding sequence ATGAACACCCATAAGCATGCCCGATTGACCTTCCTACGTCGACTCGAAATGGTCCAGCAATTGATCGCCCATCAAGTTTGTGTGCCTGAAGCGGCCCGCGCCTATGGGGTCACCGCGCCGACTGTGCGCAAATGGCTGGGCCGCTTCCTGGCTCAGGGCCAGGCGGGCTTGGCCGATGCGTCCTCGCGCCCGACGGTCTCGCCCCGAGCGATTGCGCCGGCCAAGGCGCTGGCTATCGTGGAGCTGCGCCGCAAGCGGCTGACCCAAGCGCGCATCGCCCAGGCGCTGGGCGTGTCAGCCAGCACCGTCAGCCGCGTCCTGGCCCGCGCCGGTCTGTCGCACCTGGCCGACCTGGAGCCGGCCGAGCCGGTGGTGCGCTACGAGCATCAGGCCCCCGGCGATCTGCTGCACATCGACATCAAGAAGCTGGGACGTATCCAGCGCCCTGGCCACCGGGTCACGGGCAACCGACGCGATACCGTTGAGGGGGCCGGCTGGGACTTCGTCTTCGTGGCCATCGATGACCACGCCCGCGTGGCCTTCACCGACATCCACCCCGACGAGCGCTTCCCCAGCGCCGTCCAGTTCCTCAAGGACGCAGTGGCCTACTACCAGCGCCTGGGCGTGACCATCCAGCGCTTGCTCACCGACAATGGCTCGGCCTTTCGCAGCCGCGCCTTCGCCGCGCTGTGCCATGAGCTGGGCATCAAGCACCGCTTTACCCGACCTTACCGCCCACAGACCAATGGCAAGGCCGAACGCTTCATCCAGTCGGCCTTGCGTGAGTGGGCTTACGCTCACACCTACCAGAACTCCCAACACCGAGCCGATGCCATGAAATCCTGGCTACACCACTACAACTGGCATCGACCCCACCAAGGCATCGGGCGCGCTGTACCCATCTCCAGACTCAACCTGGACGAATACAACCTATTGACAGTTCACATCTAG
- the aroE gene encoding shikimate dehydrogenase, whose amino-acid sequence MTLPASPPRYAVIGNPIAHSRSPQIHAMFSAQTGRPLRYERLLAPVDGFLPTVQAFRESGGLGLNVTVPFKLEAYALAEARLSERARLAGAVNTLSWRDGAWHGCNTDGVGLVNDLLRLGVALAGARVLLVGAGGAARGVLQPLAAAGCARIHIVNRTAARAAELAAAWRAAAPRTGTQVSAGALAQAAEPGGWDVAINATASGLQGAAPDLPGGLYAPDALAYDMMYGARPTAFMRQAEADGAARCADGLGMLVGQAAESFHIWHGVRPDPGPVLLALRTELLAAG is encoded by the coding sequence ATGACCCTGCCGGCCTCTCCGCCCCGCTATGCCGTCATCGGCAATCCGATCGCGCACAGCCGCTCGCCGCAGATCCACGCCATGTTCTCGGCCCAGACCGGCCGCCCGCTGCGCTACGAGCGGCTGCTGGCGCCCGTGGACGGCTTCCTGCCCACCGTGCAGGCCTTCCGCGAGAGCGGCGGGCTGGGCCTGAACGTGACCGTGCCCTTCAAGCTGGAAGCCTACGCGCTGGCCGAGGCGCGCCTGTCCGAGCGGGCGCGGCTGGCCGGCGCTGTCAATACCTTGTCGTGGCGCGACGGCGCCTGGCACGGCTGCAATACCGACGGCGTCGGGCTGGTCAACGACCTGCTGCGCCTGGGCGTGGCGCTGGCCGGCGCGCGGGTGCTGCTGGTGGGCGCCGGCGGCGCCGCGCGCGGCGTACTGCAGCCGCTGGCCGCGGCCGGCTGCGCCCGCATCCATATCGTCAACCGTACCGCCGCGCGCGCCGCCGAGCTGGCGGCCGCCTGGCGCGCCGCGGCGCCGCGCACCGGCACGCAGGTCAGCGCCGGCGCCCTGGCCCAGGCCGCCGAACCCGGCGGCTGGGACGTGGCCATCAACGCCACGGCCAGCGGCCTGCAGGGCGCGGCGCCGGACCTGCCCGGCGGCCTGTACGCGCCCGACGCCCTGGCCTACGACATGATGTACGGCGCGCGGCCCACCGCCTTCATGCGCCAGGCCGAGGCCGACGGCGCGGCGCGCTGCGCCGACGGCCTGGGCATGCTGGTCGGCCAGGCCGCCGAGAGCTTCCATATCTGGCACGGCGTGCGGCCCGACCCCGGGCCGGTGCTGCTGGCCCTGCGCACCGAACTGCTGGCCGCGGGCTAG